The genomic interval acatttactggacctattattaaatgatggttattatcacttgttaaaatgatgttaaatgaatgaagaagattggtcttttttttatttggttgaacaaatgctttattataacaaacttaaaaccatttgtttattttgtttatcaaaatttcaataaaactaaattcaataaattactatgaattagattaacaacttatttttatcattaatttgtataaatgtttaagaataataaagtccatatgtagtagacggagcagctcattcacagagagagaacaagcagatcatatattcatatagcaatgttttgtgctttaatgttcacagaccatgtcgcgatttgatttatttctaaggcctgcagctctacattcgagtttttcgttcatccaccagtttgcgtgtattacgccaaatctacgttataatgtaaagttaatgttcatgactgTATTCCGGGATTCCCTCACAGAagtcacagaaatcaatcggcctaagttataaacatacctttatttgcacagagggatgtgtgcccgaacatgttctatgtgtttcttgatttgcatccacattttgtgcaaatttgatatcctccaggacaacaccacattatttttttctatatccaaagtatttccatactagccaggagttcacgacggcgttttgctttcacctgggtctgcgtcactgacgtctgtcttgttcgtctccatctgatatttgcgcgcATGTTCTCCCCCGCCGCCCACGTCccgcgccctctattcaatattagtcatactcgttttttttcctcccctctttgcattaatgatttatttttactcagtaacggatgtggtttaaaatgtagcgaagtacaatactttaatcaaaatgtacttaagtaaaagtaaaattacagatttttaaaagttacaagtacacagaaaaactactcaattacagtaacgcgagtaaatgtaattcgttactttccacctctgctaGTAACGTTACAAACCTGTAGCTATTTACTATTCCCAAATTCTTATTTTTCCTTAtgaaacacaaaatattatttttcttgTCATGGCAGTCTACACATCTAAACTAAAATtctaactaaaattaaaataaaaatggaagaaaaaaatcataactATAATAGTATCtaaatgatactaaaataacactgcttaGTATGGAAAAGAGCTGCATAAAGATTCTGTGCAATTCCGCATTCAAAAAATTGCATATGAGTTTGAAACAACAATAATAAGAGGACAATTCATTGAACTATTGTTGCTGCTTAATCACTACATTTGTCTCTATGGGCATTAATACAGTTTACTGTATCTTTCTTTGgtcttgaaataataataataatacatcaaTGTTTATTCTTTCAGTTGAGGACTTTGTCTTGTGTAACCCAGAAGAACTTgcacaaaaatgttcattgtctTACAAGGTATGTGAAATGACTTGTAATGTAACGCCTAACTCCAATTCAGGCCTAACCTTTATTTACCACAATCCATCACAAAGACAGTGAAACTAAGCAAAGGGAACTAACTAAATCCTGTACATGCTGTCTTTCAGGCTCTAGTAGCTGTTCGGCGTGTGCTCTTGGCTCAGTACACTGCTTTTCCTGTCTCTGGAGCTGATCTCTATGAAGAGCTCTTGAGCTCCACAGCTATTCTGTCTACTGGCAGTCCCAGGTccattatattatgttatattatattatattatattatattatattatattatattatattatattatattataaagaaTAAAGTATACCCGTTGAATAGCTTGAGGGGGTGAGtgaatcatggggtaattttaattttaaagttaattaCTCCTCTAAGTAGTGCAGCCATTTTGTAGAAGAATAGGATGCAGGAGCAGAAAGTTCAATactcttaaaggaacactccagtttttttgaaaatatgctCATCATAGACTCCCATAGAGTtgaacagttgagttttaccgttttcgAATCCGGTagaacttttagcatagcttagcatagatcATTAAATCTGATTAGACTGTTGGCATCTTGCTGAAATGACCAAATagtttcaatatttttcctatttaaaacttgactattctgtagttacatcatgTACTAAGACAGTCAGAATTGATTTTCTAGACCggtatggctaggaactatactctcacTCCTTCGTAATAAACAAGGAATTTTGCTGCCGTACCATAGGTGCAGCGGCGCAGTGATATTACGCAGTGCCTGAAAATAGTCTCCAGTTAGGTAACTTCCAACCTGACCTGCACTAAGGCTGAATCCAAAATCCCCCGCTATACCCTCAAATAGGGCATTAAtataggggacagccatttgtgtCCCAAACCATAGTGGATATTATTGAGCGCACTCAATAAATCCCACATTGCACTGCAATAGTGAGTGTACAGCCTTTATTTACCACACAGTACACACAGAGGCTGTCTGAATTCGCTCAGTTGTTTTCATTCAATCCTTCATGTGAACCGTATTAGTGGCTAACAGGGAATATGAATGAGGGTTTAGGGATCGGTTTCAGATTTtgcttaaattattttagttgCAGAGTTGCCATGATTAAATAAAGgcttttaatatttttcaaaaagcCAGAGTGCCTTGGCTTAATATCTTTTATGAGCATGTTCAaatttagtctagaactactaataacctagcctgacaagccagacccacatcaagatgtttgttctggaaactcaccatagacagggctcaatccgaggggcgggataaacggctgtctttcagactccctctgcacgcgataggatagcgctacaccaaccagagcgaCGTGGAgtggagctcgttgacagattaaactttcgccgtatccgttcggcaaaactcagaacacatcttccctttttaagaatgacttcagtgccgttctttgttcttttctcaaagaaaagcttaactccaagtcttccagagtcgcggtcaaagctgattcaaaagaccgccgacgttcgccagtttctgtgtttactagaagcaggcaagcgcaactctgctgtcatcatgttaagccctgcccaccgactctatacgcgatgtgattggcccgaccagagtttggtttttacagctcagaagtgtattgagagttgctacaagacactcgcggcagattagactTGCTGCCGCTATGGTGCgtttagatttctaggctactaaaAATCATCATGTGCACACAACACCTTATGGGTACAGGAGGAAAACAATGTATCttgagttacttttttttgaaaaattaatgttttttcatgacaaaaaacatggacatgtttttttttttttaaatgataaaatgtcttttggaccccaacattttaaatgttagtGTATGTATTTTGTATTAAGTTTGTGTGCAAATCTGTGCTGTGTTCTCTTCAGTTTAGATAAGCTGTTGGATTCTGGACTGTACACAGGGGAAATAACTGAGCTGATAGGAAGCCCAGGGAGCGGGAAAACACAGGTGACCTTTTGTTCTGGAAACTCTTCTCAGTTGCTTGGTCCTGCTCTATAATGTCAAAGTCCACCTTGCATTTATTACCTACTAGGGTTGGGTGGGCAAACGAGTGGGTGTTCAATAATTGCTCTGTGTGTCTCTCAATCTCTTTGAAGGTGTGTTTTAGTGTTGCGGTTAATATGTCCCATCAACTGAAGCAGACGGTGTTTTACATTGACACAAAGGGTGGTGTGTGTGCTAACAGACTGCTTCAGATGGTACAAACAAAGACCCCTAATATGGAGGAGCAGGTGATCAAAGTCAAATTCATTAATAGTGCTTGCTATGGCAAGTATCACTATGTTGTATGTTCAATATTCCAGATCAAAAGCATCTGTCATAATGTTACATTTCCTCTTGTCCCTCTTTTTGTTAAAAAAGGGTTAGTGATGCACcttctttgcccattttctgtttttcGGATGTGACGCGTGAGGACGCagtgccaagatggcaacggccagcttcTCTGTTTTACGCTTCAAAAACTGTTCTTTAGAATTCTAAACTTTATGGACACTAaatccatattttttacagtctatgcgcTGCTTGCTAGGTGTCGCTCaagtggccttgctcagctcccacaacactcggtcctatcccgattcttttccaccggttGTGAGGTCAAGAGATTCttcgctcaaacttggcatcgtcaaactacgcctttgttttgaatagacgAACTCTAGCAGACGGAAACGTTACATATTGCACCTTTAATGGGCCAAACTGTAGTCACATAAATGTTAACATGATTTTAGAGTGGAAAAAATTCACTTAATTTCTCACTAAATTTATatccatttttttctttcaaaaaactgtACACTTTGTGtacaaaactggtactgcaatcactttcaaatgactgtagagcggtgtatcccctctccccctcccactgactcgaggttgccagatcagctgcaggatccagcaggaacgtttgtagctgcagctgtggtaactagagcagatctggcaacccggatgccgaaacactactgactttgtgattggtagataggtggagggtggagcttcaggccaaaacacaacatgtcaacatcagttgagggctgcaacaacaccTTTTAAATGCCAATGTCCGTTGTCAGGGatttaagtatttaaaattaacatgtctaatgacatatcagggccattttattattcattgaaatacatttcttacatacagttcctttaacaccGAAAGTGCTTTTAGAAAATTAAAGCTTTATATTTTGATTCTCCAATATTCTTGCATTTGACCAATTTACTCCTATTGTAAGTGCCTCACCGAAACTcaagttttgagttaatttgttatatttttgtggaaattaacattatgccacaaatGTTGTGAAGCTTATTTTGTACTCCACTAGAATATTTTAAACGGTACCGTCTTGTATTGTAACTTGTGCTGTGCtacttcaatatttttttttaatacatagaTGGAGGCACTTCAAAAAATCAAGGtgttcagagtatttgatgtctTCTCTTTGCTCGCATGTCTTCAAAATCTAAGATCGAATGGCCTTCAGAAGGTAGGTGCTGTTCTGTGTGAAAATCTGCTAATAGAAGTGGTTGTTTGTAGTGGATCTCTTGGATATTCCCAGGCGTCTGTTGGAGGTGGTTCAGTCAAAGCGCTGATGGTGGATTCAGTCTCTGCTGTGCTCTCATCCATGCTCGGAGGGAAACAAAATGAGGGTATTTATTGCACAATACTTAATCACAATACTTTCTTGTCCATCAGATATCACAGTTCTGCTCCTTTGCATCAGGTATGTCACTGCTGATGCAAGTTGCTGGGGAGTTGAAGATGATCGCCAAAGACTTCAACATTGCTGTGCTGGTATATACCTTTCTATTTCCTGTTTCCTATCTGTTTTGTATACGCATGTTATAGATCTCATTGTGAATGATTCATCCatgtaaatatttttgttaGGGATGCACCAATACCAGTTTCGGGCCAAAtgctttcttctttcagatgaatacaatctgagttatattaaaaatatcctagctcttccaagctttatattgGGAGTGGCTCTTGCTCATTTTTGAAATCCATAAAAGTGCGATAGAATGCTCAGTGCGTCACTGAAATTCTAGCATGCTCGCGCTTTAATTGGCTGCCGCTGAACCAGAGGATGTGCTCGATGCTTTTCATATGACAAGACAACTATTCAGTATTTTCAACCacataatatttatttgaggTTTCAGACATTTGAATAAAGTCCTgtacaataaacatttagttTTTAAATTTAGATCCCATATGATGCCTTTAGAAGCTGCAATAATCCTTTCAATtgtttattcatatcagatacacagagtatgaaacaaagattactctgttcttctcccagttcacaggccatttacatttatgtatttcaGGAAAAAGGGATGAATTTATAGCCTGACGTCATTATACTccattctagtcagaatatgagtctgatactgcttcatttggctgtaattatggggcatgtttcaaccgaaccaggaaagacctcaaatggattgacctacaaccaatcagagcaacggaacgacgcataacattagttgtcaattgtcaacagaactcgactgcactgtgttgccaagtctgcggttttcccaagcgttgttttccatgtccacgGGTTGACACGACCTAAATTaggtgatatatagacccaggaatgtgaattttagcaggcaacctctccaaaataacacacattttacccccaaactcCTTTTTTTGAAAACCCCTCCGAAAAGCTATTAGTGTTGCAAAGTTgttaaaacttggcaaccctgtctgcacacacactggaataaacaatattttccGGTGTCGTAAAAagaagaatttaaggatacagaGAACTTACCAACACCATCAtcatttgagagagagagaaagtgaatgcatatacaaacaagttctctgtttaggattagaaaaaattcaacccaagcgcctttgaggatgtggatgattacattactgtttatcatctgtccatcatcgtctaaagcccgttCTGAAAATTTAATTGGTCCAAaaagtttctgttcaggcataattgCTCCTTTATGGATCAAATCCAAATGGCCCAAGCTCAAAtgtgagttcggctggcatcctgGCTAATGAATTTAGGGTGCGTGGTGCAAATCCTGCAGGTCTTCTGGGTGCAAATTTATTGCGTGGCATATTAACATAATCATTATAAAGGCGTTTAAACGACAACTTATTCACTTCCATATGACAATTCATGCCAGGCATATTCTGCATCCCCCCGCCCCTGTATGCGCCCAGCCGATTAAATTGAGTTCTCTTTAAcgtcttaagtgaatgtaaacagtgtTTACATTCATGACATACATGTGTAACAGTATGTGATAGCAGCCTAGCAGCTACATCCAATCAATAACTAATCATACAATCCCCATCCCTTTTTGTGCTTTCTTTTTTGATAATCCGTTTGACTTTAAAAAGTTGCTACTTCCGTTTTGTCTTGACTTTAAAAATTGACCTTGTCACTAATAACAATAAGTCATGGAAATCTATCccacagtgatttttttttttttgttcatgacCAATTATCAAAATGTCCTTTTGTAGTAGATGCTGATAGGGTAAAATCTTTTATTCAAGGTAACAAACCATGTGACCAAAGACGGAAACGGGCATTTGAAGGCTGGACTAGGCCAGTCGTGGAGCCATGTGCCACGCACACGTGTACTCCTGCAGAGACTGGAGAATGCAGAGACTTCGTCCTTACGAACCGCGACTCTTACCAAATCATCACGACAGGTGGCTTAAGGATAGTGTCTAGATCAGGGGTTTCAAACCCTGCTCCTTGAGGGCTAccatcctgcagagtttagctccaaccctaatccaacacacctgaaccagcctCAGGATGTTCAAGGTTTAGTGTGTTGGAACTGAACTGAACTCTGCAGGAAGGTAGCCCTCAAGGAGCAGGATTGGCTACCACTTGTCTAGGTTTTTAAGAATAACCCAATCAAATGTGAGTGAGTATGTAGCATCACCTGAatttacttttctttttcatCTTCAGGCTTGTCATCTGGTAGAGGAGTTTGATCTTTGTCACTGGTCTGAAGAGACGAGGACCTCCATTTCTGGCAAGAGGAAGCTAGAAAGCAGTAAACCTTGACAGAAGTTCCACTCAGTGTTTTCATGACCAATACGAATGGCTGTGCTTCTTTTGATTTCAAAGACAAAGAGGAGTATTTAATGTCAGtgtaaatatgtatattatttCTATGGACTTTGTCTTTGACAAGCGATGAGgaaaatttgtgtttttgtatgtGTTTACTGAAGTCACAAAGGCCTtccatcatttttttattaatcgtTTACATAATGTTGGCACCttaatattttctaaatgatGAATGGAGCAATGAGTAACTTAAAAGATGCGTTTTTCTCAGTACAGATGGTAAAAATGACCATTTTTCAATGGAAAAACTCACTTGCATTATGCTGTCTCACCTCTATGTGTCAGTATAAGTCCAAAAATTACTAAGTGCACCTTACTGATtagacaaaattattttttacagacacacacaatcaATCATATTTTAGAACAAAACTGCGTTTCCCTATTGCTTGCTAGACTGACTCGATTCAAGCACAAATCAATTTCTTTGTGCATAAAAAGCATGTTTTAATTAGAATGATTGGAACATTTGACATTACACGCAACTACCTTTGTTAAGCTAGAGGGCTCTTCCCCAATTTACTCTACACAATTATTCATTCCACAATCATGCCTCATGGCTCTTACTATTGTATTGTTAATCACTCGTCCTGTGCCCAAGAGCATACGTTATACAAACATCCTTTGTCAAAACAGATAAATGACATTGTATTATGATGAAGTCATCAAAATCATTACACTTATTGACATTTTTGAAGAATATGCTTAAGAAATGAGTATCCGCATTAGTCAATGACaccaaaataaagttaaaaatcataaatatgAGAATCCATAGTGAGAAAATCTCAATGTCAAACCAACACAAACTTCAAAAGCTAGGATACTGACAGGTTTCTAATACAACATGTCTAATACCACAATGCggtaaaactaacaaaaaatgaTTGGGAGAcagtttagaaaatgttcattcaACTCGGCCTGTTGTGATTGATAGCATTCTTTCTGTAGCTGCGTGTTTGGTGAAATGGATATTTTTTCCAATGACATTGCTTGTTAAAAAACAGCAAACCTGAGCTTTGTGATAGTGTCATTTGAGCAGTCTCTATGTGGTTCAGcaggggggaaccaccctcctCTTCCGGATGCATTGCCAGATCCAGTTGGAGGTGACCCTCTGGGCTGAACTGTTGTCCTCTGGCTCTTTCAGTGTATGTGTGGCTGAACCAGAGTCATACTCAGGCACCAGATCTCCATCGTATGCTAGGAAGTAACGTCGAAGCTTCTCAAAATCCTGTACTGACTCAGGGAGGTAGAGCTTCACGCCTGTGAAAATGTCCAGTAGTGTCTGCAGGAAGATGGCATGGGTGAATGTGTGCACAGCATTTACATGTTTTGATGGAATCAACCTACACGTGGCTATTTATAGTTAATTTGAGATGGAAGTATTGTAACcgcaaaattcagctttaaaggggtcagtttactggaaaatgtaaatgtagtcaacctcatgttgttccaaacctgtatgatacTTATGAAGAGTGCTAATGGAGTTAATTTGAAAAATGTCCAATTTTGTCCATACAATTAAAGTCAACAGGGTCCCAATGTGGAACAGATGTAAAGCAGCATTCACATTAActgcactaacagagcaatctcaccagagtttgttttaattaaacCAAACTAACTACATGTGAACAAACCTTAAAGATAAAGTTCCAAAACTAGCAAGAGGTAAAACAGACCTTTTCGTTCTTTGGGTCAGTTGTTTGAATGGTCTTCGGTTTACTTTGTCCATTGCTGTGAACAGGTTCTTTTTTAATCTGAAATAAAGCAAGATCACACAGGGTTCAAGGAGAAAGATCAACCAAAGAACAGATTTATGAAGATTATGTGACAAGACAGACTAAAAGTTTGATttctttttaaagggttagttaaaaaatgaaaactccgtcattaattactcaccctcgtgtcggtcgacacccgtaagacctccgtttatcttcagaacacaaatgaagatatttttgttgaaatccgatggctcagtcAGGCCTTCACTGACACCAGTAATTTCCTCTATCAGGactcataaaaggcactaaaagaCGTGGTTAAAAGTTCAtatcactacagtgattctacaataattttatgaagtgacgagaatagtttttgtgcggaTGGGTCGATTTCAAAACGGCTTCAAACCGTTATgtatcagtgtatcgattcaggattcggatcgccaatgttatgtgatttcagcagtttgtcacacgatccaaatcatgaatcgatacactgattcacaacggttcgaagctttgttttgaaatcggcccatcactataaaagtcgttatttagttttagaGCACAAAAACCATTCtggtcgcttcataaaattattgtagagccactttagtgagatgggctttgtaacgacgtctttagtgcctttatgggtcttgagagaggaaatgacattggtgtcaatgaaggcctttctgagccatcggatttcaacacatatcttcatttgtgttctgaagatgaacggaggtcttacgggtgtcgaatggcatgagggtgagtaattaatgacgaAATCTTCattttgggagaactaaccctttaagcaagaTAAAaagtaagattatttttctttttaagaaATGAATACTTCTATTCAGCAAGGTTGCATTAAATAGATTccagtaaagacttttacaatgttacaaaagatttctatttcaaataaacactgttcctttgaactttttattcatcaattaatcctgaaaaaaaggtAGCAGTTTTTACACAGGACAAATGTTTCTTATGATCAAATccacatattagaatgatttctgaaggatcatgtgactggaatagtgatgctgaaaattcagatttgccatatcaggaataaattacatttttaaatatcttaaaacagtatttttcctgtattttgatcaaataaaagcagACTTCTCAAAACGAAAAACATCTTATCGACCATAAACTTTTCAATGGTagcgtgtgtatgtgtatacCTTCTTGGCCTCTTGTTTCTCTGTGGGTAGTTTCCTCTTAACTGCTGGAGAGGATGATTCAGTTTTCACTGTCTTTGCTTTGGGAGTATGACCGTTTTCTTAACAGTGGAAAATGAcagaacatatttttttaatggctCTTTTATGACGCAGATGGAACACTTGACAACTATAGACCCAACAGGATCTGTTCATGGCAAACGCTTACTGGTCTTGTTAGCTGTGGAAGCTCCTTGAGATGCAGAGGGCGAGCTCCCTCCACTCTCTCCTCCTGATGAGCTCTTGTCATTTTTGCTAGATTTGGACGGACCAGCTGTCACCTCAAAATCACAGTTCTCCTTTGAGATACGATACAGCTCCTGCAACAGAAATAATTCATTAGATGTTGGCATGAAATGAAAGTTGCAACAGTATTTTCTTCACTATTGTGATATATAaccaaagcccctttcacactgcaattccggcaaatacacggacaATGCAACCCGGCATTTGATCctgggccgctagatttggtccattcacactgccagcgaaataccgtaatatgtgcgctttcacacacaacccgtaacggtcccggaacGAGTtaacacgtgacatcctgatgtgacgtataatggcgagcgatctcagcttcagcgcggatagtaaggagctccgtggtctcgacttgtgtccagtttgcgcacatttctgcttgtttaaattTAGTTTCTTTtatatacgaacactctctgcgtttaaaacaccgactagctcttctggcactgcagggttgtattattgaaaaaacaagctctaggagtcgcacgataactacgtacacgttgcggcattagttttggcttttgttcacacagcgctcgtcctgggtcgaaagccgcaatgttactaggtccccgacccgggttcaattcagTAATCagttccgggacgtggttgctttcatacagaaggcgacccggcaatgttccgggaatattgcgggtgcgacgtgcagtgtgaaaggggctcaagtGAGATGGTTTCTCAAACGAGGAAAAAACTAAAGGTaggcgggacttgattttgtccatggggaattgattggatggttgtgagtgacaggttgtcctgcCCTTGCACCAGCAAACACATCAGAAAAAAGATGTTGTTGCAAGTAAAAGGGCACATTATTTTGATAATAaagttataataaataaatgcaacggtccataaaaaaaaatctaatttgatTTCATGATGAACTaattaaaaaactttttatttacaaaataaccAAATACTTTGCATATAAAAGacaattattttacaatttatgtTAAGTTGTGATTAAACAGATGTAGCAACAGTGcaaaaaaaccccaaaaaatAAGGCAGTGACTTGTTTCAACCTATCAGACTGGATTTTGAGATGTGGGCGTTGGACTCAAAACTGAATGCGAGATGGAAGCAGAGTGTGGAGGGGCGGGGTTTAAGCAAACGAAATGATTGCAGAAGTCAGAAATGGGTaacttgataaaaaaaaaaattttggtTTACCAGAAGATCAAATTATGGCATtttgatttaaacattttttaatgtac from Pseudorasbora parva isolate DD20220531a chromosome 3, ASM2467924v1, whole genome shotgun sequence carries:
- the rad51d gene encoding DNA repair protein RAD51 homolog 4 isoform X2, which produces MVILREGICPGINEDFIKSLQSEDIRTVEDFVLCNPEELAQKCSLSYKALVAVRRVLLAQYTAFPVSGADLYEELLSSTAILSTGSPSLDKLLDSGLYTGEITELIGSPGSGKTQVCFSVAVNMSHQLKQTVFYIDTKGGVCANRLLQMVQTKTPNMEEQMEALQKIKVFRVFDVFSLLACLQNLRSNGLQKASVGGGSVKALMVDSVSAVLSSMLGGKQNEGMSLLMQVAGELKMIAKDFNIAVLVTNHVTKDGNGHLKAGLGQSWSHVPRTRVLLQRLENAETSSLRTATLTKSSRQACHLVEEFDLCHWSEETRTSISGKRKLESSKP
- the rad51d gene encoding DNA repair protein RAD51 homolog 4 isoform X1, with amino-acid sequence MVILREGICPGINEDFIKSLQSEDIRTVEDFVLCNPEELAQKCSLSYKALVAVRRVLLAQYTAFPVSGADLYEELLSSTAILSTGSPSLDKLLDSGLYTGEITELIGSPGSGKTQVCFSVAVNMSHQLKQTVFYIDTKGGVCANRLLQMVQTKTPNMEEQMEALQKIKVFRVFDVFSLLACLQNLRSNGLQKVGAVLCENLLIEVVVCSGSLGYSQASVGGGSVKALMVDSVSAVLSSMLGGKQNEGMSLLMQVAGELKMIAKDFNIAVLVTNHVTKDGNGHLKAGLGQSWSHVPRTRVLLQRLENAETSSLRTATLTKSSRQACHLVEEFDLCHWSEETRTSISGKRKLESSKP